CAATAATAACGCCCATATCGATCATAGTACCTTCTCCGATAGAAGCACCGATATTAATTACTGCACCCATCATAATTACTGCATTATTTCCAATGTGTACTTGATCACGAATGATAGCACCTGGCTCAATACGCGCTTGAATTTCTTTTGTATCTAGCATCGGGATCGCAGAATTGCGACGATCGCTCTCTACCACATAGTCCTCAATGCTGTCCTTATTGGCTTCAAGCACAGGCTGTACGTCCTTCCATTCGCCAAACAATACACCTACATTGCCTGTAATAAAGGTTTTTGTATTTTGACCAAAATCAATTCCTTCTAAATTTCCCTTTACATGAACCTTCACAGGCGTCTTCTTCTCGCTCTTTTGAATAAAGCTGATAATTTCGTGGGCATTCATCATGTTCATCGAGTGTTTCCTCCTACCAATTTGGTTTATGTAATCGCTATTGCAAAATTACTGTTTTGAAAAAAGAATAACCCCTTGATAAGCAAAAAAGCAACGAGTGGATTCGCCTACTCATTGCTGGTTCTACCTTGGCAACTCATAAATAGCGCTCCACGAAAGGCGCACCTTTCATGACAAGACGTACGTTATTCACGTACACCCCAGCCGTAGATTGCCGGTCAGC
The nucleotide sequence above comes from Brevibacillus laterosporus LMG 15441. Encoded proteins:
- the dapD gene encoding 2,3,4,5-tetrahydropyridine-2,6-dicarboxylate N-acetyltransferase, which translates into the protein MNMMNAHEIISFIQKSEKKTPVKVHVKGNLEGIDFGQNTKTFITGNVGVLFGEWKDVQPVLEANKDSIEDYVVESDRRNSAIPMLDTKEIQARIEPGAIIRDQVHIGNNAVIMMGAVINIGASIGEGTMIDMGVIIGGRGTVGNNCHIGAGAVIAGVIEPPSATPVIIEDDVLVGANAVILEGVRIGKGSVVAAGAVVTQDVPANVVVAGTPARILKEIDAKTKSKTEIMQELRQL